The following coding sequences lie in one Jonesia denitrificans DSM 20603 genomic window:
- a CDS encoding L-aspartate oxidase, translated as MNHEQVSTLPTQLAAPEPGWTVEADVIVVGSGIAGLTAALDMRSRVGRVLLVTKDSLSSGSTVWAQGGIAAALDPADTPAAHLADTLTAGVGLCDPAAVEVLVTEGPRRVRDLMKRGAQFDRSTDGSVSLTREGGHHADRIAHAGGDATGAEISRALVAQLEQVRDDPGIEVIEHAQVIDILTSSGDVPPQKHDDERRVACGVTLHVRGEGSRDGIGAALARAVVLATGGIGQLFVSSTNPSQTTGDGAAAALRAGADLADVEFVQFHPTVLWLGSGARGQLTLISEAVRGEGAYLIDVEGNRFMPSVHEMAELAPRDVVARAIVRQMEATGEDHVLLDARHLGKEFLMSRFPTIHARLLEHGFDMTQEPVPVAPAQHYHSGGIRTNAEGRTTLRGLYAIGEAACTGVHGANRLASNSLLEGIVFAHRAAADIAARMSAGELPQRTPEVRGGHSGLVMAATRTRIQRAMTKGAGVVRTHESLTTTLDVLRKIRTDADVPEPVPGDQSVLPQAAEWETTNIHSMASALALAARTRTETRGGHVRSDFPETDDAWLRRVVIRLDARGCLQADVAPLSRNEPPIPSPPHEES; from the coding sequence GTGAACCACGAGCAGGTATCCACCCTGCCCACCCAGCTCGCTGCCCCCGAACCTGGGTGGACTGTGGAGGCAGATGTCATCGTTGTTGGCTCAGGGATTGCTGGCCTCACCGCCGCATTGGACATGCGTTCGCGGGTGGGGCGGGTTCTCCTTGTGACGAAGGATTCACTGTCATCTGGTTCAACAGTGTGGGCACAGGGCGGAATTGCCGCAGCTCTTGACCCAGCTGACACTCCCGCAGCGCACCTTGCCGACACCCTCACTGCTGGCGTAGGGCTGTGCGACCCGGCCGCAGTAGAGGTCCTTGTTACTGAAGGACCACGGCGAGTACGTGACCTCATGAAGCGTGGTGCTCAGTTTGACCGCTCAACCGACGGGTCTGTCTCGTTGACAAGAGAAGGCGGCCACCATGCTGACCGTATTGCACATGCAGGTGGAGACGCGACCGGGGCTGAAATTTCTCGGGCGTTAGTTGCCCAACTTGAGCAGGTGCGCGACGACCCTGGCATTGAGGTGATCGAACACGCCCAGGTGATTGATATTCTCACGTCCTCCGGTGACGTCCCACCTCAGAAACATGACGATGAACGTCGTGTCGCGTGCGGTGTGACCCTTCATGTGCGGGGTGAAGGGAGCCGTGACGGTATCGGTGCGGCGCTTGCCCGCGCCGTTGTCTTGGCCACCGGGGGTATTGGGCAACTGTTTGTGTCGTCAACGAACCCATCTCAAACCACCGGCGATGGTGCCGCAGCCGCGTTGCGCGCTGGCGCCGACCTCGCTGATGTGGAGTTTGTTCAGTTCCATCCCACTGTGTTGTGGTTGGGTTCTGGCGCTCGCGGGCAGCTTACGCTTATTTCTGAGGCGGTCCGTGGTGAGGGTGCGTATCTCATTGATGTGGAGGGTAACCGGTTTATGCCCTCGGTCCATGAGATGGCTGAGTTGGCGCCACGTGATGTGGTGGCTCGGGCAATTGTTCGGCAAATGGAGGCGACGGGCGAGGATCATGTTCTTCTTGACGCGCGCCATCTTGGAAAAGAGTTCCTCATGTCGCGGTTTCCCACCATTCATGCGCGCTTGTTGGAGCATGGGTTTGATATGACGCAAGAACCTGTACCTGTTGCCCCAGCTCAGCACTATCATTCCGGTGGTATTCGAACAAATGCTGAGGGCCGGACAACGTTGCGGGGGTTGTACGCCATTGGTGAGGCGGCGTGCACTGGAGTGCATGGAGCGAACCGGTTGGCGTCTAATTCCTTACTCGAAGGGATCGTTTTTGCGCATCGGGCTGCAGCGGATATCGCTGCCCGGATGAGCGCAGGAGAACTCCCGCAGCGTACCCCTGAGGTGCGTGGTGGGCATAGTGGTCTGGTGATGGCGGCAACGAGGACCCGTATTCAGCGGGCGATGACAAAAGGTGCGGGCGTGGTGCGGACGCATGAGTCGTTGACGACAACCCTTGATGTGTTGCGGAAGATCCGCACTGACGCTGACGTCCCGGAACCAGTGCCTGGGGATCAGTCAGTGTTGCCGCAAGCTGCGGAGTGGGAAACGACGAATATTCATTCGATGGCGAGTGCTCTTGCCCTTGCTGCCCGCACTCGCACGGAAACTCGTGGCGGTCATGTGCGTAGTGATTTCCCCGAGACTGACGATGCGTGGCTGCGTCGGGTGGTGATCCGCCTTGATGCGCGTGGCTGTCTTCAGGCTGATGTTGCGCCGTTGTCACGCAATGAGCCCCCCATCCCGTCCCCACCTCATGAGGAGAGTTAG
- the panD gene encoding aspartate 1-decarboxylase produces MTSLLRPMMIGKIHRATVTQADLHYVGSITVDLDLLEAADLYPGQQVDVVDVTNGARLTTYVIPGERGSGQICINGAAAHLVHPDDVVIIIAYGMMADTEARHYLPNVVFVDDHNRIVDHSHEPGQVPDGYGLEPSGLPISQFQL; encoded by the coding sequence GTGACCTCCCTGCTTCGTCCGATGATGATCGGAAAGATTCACCGCGCAACTGTGACTCAAGCGGACCTCCACTATGTGGGGTCCATCACGGTTGATCTTGATCTGCTGGAAGCCGCGGATCTTTACCCTGGTCAGCAGGTTGATGTTGTGGATGTGACCAATGGTGCTCGACTCACGACCTACGTCATCCCCGGTGAACGCGGGTCTGGGCAGATCTGTATCAACGGAGCTGCCGCACACCTCGTTCACCCAGACGATGTGGTCATCATCATTGCTTATGGCATGATGGCGGACACTGAAGCCCGGCATTACCTCCCCAACGTCGTGTTCGTTGATGATCACAACCGGATTGTTGACCACTCTCACGAACCTGGTCAGGTCCCTGACGGGTACGGTCTTGAGCCGTCCGGGTTACCCATCTCTCAATTCCAACTGTGA
- a CDS encoding PH domain-containing protein, which yields MTPQDPSDGDFQVDTHQVVQPPSVVDPQAHSGSPDELTWYRVHRATPFIRGWIVIVAVLYSVIQSAPEEVLTDGFEISEFLIPLAIAGGAALVWMGYGWLAWRRMRYAWNREAVFMNSGVLFRQERKVRLDRIQTIHITRPLLARFVGLSELDITSAAGGDSNVKLGFLSEDAAGRLRDELLDEVAAATGRYVGSPADAPEQIVEPGPGGQVDFPGAGGELAGGVPAGQSSDMSGVDNPVPAGGAVVPPAVQSDVALPEGQGVPLAAHRMPEKVVYEVPAQRIIAAALLSFAAFITVIIVVVMVVAFAVGNAGLAFSFLPLLLGFGPFVWQRLVGEYGFTAAVAHDGVRVRKGLLETNAQTIPTGRVQAVQFTQPLLWRKFGWWRASLNVAGQMTFDTMTKDTSTILPVGTRVEAMDALWLVLPDLGTSDPIALIDTALTGRGSERGFVTSPRSARWLDPWSWRRNGYVVTDRAVLIRSGFFIRRVVVVPHERIQSMALKQGPLQRRAAIASVQLHSTPGDIAPNVPHLAEEDARVLIETQSVRARQARAAADAQVDR from the coding sequence ATGACTCCTCAAGACCCGAGCGACGGCGACTTTCAGGTTGATACTCATCAGGTAGTGCAACCACCATCTGTGGTGGACCCGCAGGCACATTCTGGTTCTCCTGATGAGTTGACGTGGTACCGCGTGCACCGTGCGACCCCGTTCATCCGCGGGTGGATTGTGATTGTGGCGGTCCTTTATTCGGTGATCCAGAGCGCCCCTGAAGAAGTGCTCACGGATGGGTTCGAGATCAGTGAGTTCCTCATTCCGCTGGCGATTGCTGGTGGTGCAGCGTTGGTGTGGATGGGGTATGGCTGGTTGGCGTGGCGTCGGATGCGTTATGCGTGGAACCGTGAAGCTGTGTTCATGAATTCTGGTGTGCTGTTCCGTCAGGAACGGAAAGTGCGGTTGGATCGGATCCAAACGATTCACATTACGAGGCCGTTGCTTGCCCGGTTTGTGGGGCTGTCTGAGTTGGATATCACCTCGGCTGCTGGTGGGGATTCGAATGTGAAGTTGGGGTTCCTGTCCGAAGATGCGGCTGGTCGGCTGCGCGATGAGTTACTTGATGAGGTAGCGGCAGCGACGGGTCGTTATGTGGGTTCGCCTGCCGATGCGCCAGAACAGATAGTTGAGCCGGGTCCTGGTGGGCAGGTGGACTTTCCGGGTGCGGGCGGTGAACTTGCGGGGGGAGTACCTGCTGGTCAGAGCTCTGATATGTCGGGTGTTGATAACCCGGTGCCTGCTGGTGGTGCGGTGGTGCCTCCCGCTGTTCAGAGTGATGTGGCGCTTCCTGAGGGGCAGGGGGTGCCGTTGGCGGCGCATCGGATGCCTGAGAAGGTTGTGTATGAGGTTCCCGCACAGCGAATTATTGCTGCCGCGTTATTGTCGTTTGCTGCCTTTATTACCGTGATCATTGTTGTGGTGATGGTTGTGGCTTTCGCAGTGGGCAACGCAGGCCTCGCTTTTTCGTTTTTGCCTCTTCTCTTGGGTTTTGGTCCTTTTGTGTGGCAGCGGCTTGTGGGGGAGTATGGGTTCACCGCAGCTGTGGCACATGATGGGGTTCGGGTTCGTAAAGGGCTGCTTGAAACGAACGCTCAAACGATCCCGACAGGGCGCGTTCAGGCGGTGCAGTTCACCCAACCGTTGTTGTGGCGCAAGTTTGGTTGGTGGCGTGCCAGCCTTAACGTCGCTGGTCAAATGACGTTTGACACGATGACCAAAGATACATCAACTATTCTCCCGGTGGGGACGCGGGTTGAGGCCATGGACGCGTTGTGGTTGGTGTTACCTGACCTTGGCACGTCAGATCCGATCGCGTTGATTGATACAGCGTTGACTGGTCGCGGTAGTGAGCGTGGTTTTGTGACCTCACCACGTTCTGCCCGGTGGTTGGATCCGTGGTCGTGGCGGCGTAATGGTTATGTTGTGACAGACCGTGCAGTGCTCATCCGCTCCGGATTCTTTATCCGGAGAGTGGTGGTTGTTCCCCATGAACGCATCCAGTCGATGGCGTTGAAGCAGGGGCCATTGCAGCGGCGCGCAGCGATTGCGTCGGTGCAGTTGCACTCAACGCCCGGTGACATTGCCCCCAATGTTCCACACCTTGCAGAAGAAGATGCCCGCGTGTTGATTGAGACGCAAAGTGTTCGGGCGCGGCAGGCGCGTGCTGCGGCTGACGCTCAGGTGGACCGGTGA
- the folP gene encoding dihydropteroate synthase — MNRRHPLALPPHLRALDRTLIMGVVNVTPDSFSDGGRHFDAHAGVAHGLALVAQGADIVDVGGESTRPGAPRVAQDEELRRVLPVVEELAQQGVVVSVDTTRASVAQAAVQAGAVMINDVSGGLADSDMAGVAAETGAVYVAMHWRGHAQVMDDHDRYVDVVSDVSMELLTRVENLRDAGVSPDNIVVDPGLGFSKTGANNWPLLRHVAQLNELGYPLLIGASRKRFLGRLLAGPDGQPVPPSARDDATAAVTALVAAHGAWCVRVHDVAKSVAAARVGDAWAAS; from the coding sequence GTGAATCGCCGGCACCCTCTCGCACTTCCCCCGCACCTGCGGGCACTTGATCGAACGCTCATTATGGGTGTGGTGAATGTCACTCCTGATTCCTTCTCTGATGGTGGGCGCCACTTTGATGCGCATGCGGGAGTGGCCCATGGCCTCGCCCTGGTGGCCCAGGGGGCAGACATCGTTGACGTGGGGGGAGAATCGACTCGACCAGGGGCTCCCCGAGTTGCACAGGATGAGGAACTGCGCCGTGTTCTTCCCGTCGTGGAAGAGCTGGCACAGCAAGGAGTGGTTGTGTCAGTGGACACAACCCGCGCCTCAGTGGCGCAGGCAGCAGTTCAGGCGGGTGCGGTCATGATCAATGATGTGTCAGGTGGGCTTGCTGACTCTGACATGGCCGGTGTCGCTGCCGAAACCGGCGCAGTCTATGTGGCCATGCATTGGCGTGGCCACGCGCAGGTGATGGACGATCACGACCGCTATGTCGATGTTGTATCAGACGTGTCTATGGAACTCCTTACCCGGGTAGAGAACCTGCGTGATGCGGGTGTGAGTCCAGACAATATTGTGGTAGATCCAGGATTGGGATTTTCGAAAACTGGTGCGAACAATTGGCCGTTGCTGCGGCATGTCGCTCAACTCAACGAACTGGGGTATCCCCTCCTCATTGGGGCGTCCCGGAAGCGCTTTTTGGGGCGTCTTCTTGCTGGTCCCGACGGTCAACCAGTGCCGCCGTCGGCGCGTGACGATGCGACCGCAGCGGTGACGGCACTCGTCGCGGCGCACGGCGCTTGGTGCGTGCGAGTCCACGATGTGGCAAAGTCGGTGGCAGCGGCACGGGTGGGGGACGCGTGGGCGGCATCGTAA
- a CDS encoding PH domain-containing protein produces MPDSMSHLFDPDDVEWTRVSPQLVKVRLLTWTFTMVVPVVGGAVVSVIWPQWWLFAILAVLVGVYVWVAWVIRRQVPAMGYAERDDDLLIRSGIMFRSLTVVPYGRMQLVDVEAGPLDRKFGIAKVTLHTASMGTDAEVPGLVPEEAARLRDRLASRGESRLAGL; encoded by the coding sequence ATGCCTGACAGCATGTCCCACCTGTTTGACCCTGATGACGTTGAGTGGACTCGGGTGTCGCCGCAATTAGTGAAGGTGCGGTTGTTGACCTGGACATTCACTATGGTGGTCCCGGTGGTGGGTGGTGCCGTTGTGAGCGTGATCTGGCCGCAGTGGTGGTTGTTTGCCATTCTTGCTGTGCTTGTTGGAGTGTATGTGTGGGTGGCGTGGGTGATCCGACGTCAAGTCCCGGCGATGGGGTACGCGGAACGAGATGATGACCTGCTCATTCGTTCAGGAATCATGTTCCGATCCTTAACGGTTGTGCCTTATGGGCGGATGCAGTTGGTTGACGTTGAGGCTGGCCCGCTGGATCGAAAGTTTGGTATTGCGAAGGTGACGCTCCATACCGCGTCGATGGGGACTGATGCGGAGGTTCCTGGCTTGGTCCCTGAGGAAGCTGCGCGGCTTCGTGACCGGCTGGCGTCACGAGGTGAGTCACGGTTGGCTGGGCTGTGA
- the folK gene encoding 2-amino-4-hydroxy-6-hydroxymethyldihydropteridine diphosphokinase, whose amino-acid sequence MNAGETRSRAALDDNDTITLTGLQATGYHGVLSSERDNGQTFIVDVTLALDTQVAARTDDLTETVNYALLAEDIHGVITGEPVNLIETLAQKIAETVLSYAQVSACTVTVHKPQAPISVAFGDVAVTISRTQDDLVAGGVYASAPVHEEPASPGAPVAGEEPVVDTLAPSAVSAQGNLPSFDEFVLGVETPAGGIPSTSDSAQDTSSPDSHNEADEPFLPTPGHTGFVPVVSAAEPSTATTMTPIVSAMAESLDAQDEHEPTDSAALHTVVPTVADEQTPQFPHVDLPQDRDVIIPVLEPDEQDINGSHPPSQESPNPTAARVSSDFFSGVAMTGTIPVVAATPAEPRRTPTLSELLGGDADTPLDMSKPLFAMTQLPESDLPPLPKPFFESAPTPAPEQTPTPAASGAAQSTPQPEEPLNHDDSEPQLTALTETTTATDEQPVPADSPAGASSAPLAEPTATPQLSEQPQDSHRQADTTAQPPLAVEEQHNVAQERLQSLTHSPALTEEDDAPYQPVFAYQPLPGFDRQRSQPSPQSPAPISVSSEPQQNVAVTPPVTDPVTPTGLTPDDVVQRAVPPVSRFAPARPDEYSAPAQNNSASPAHTGDHGASEPQQTAVNAPAGTSEVRPDETPRASSQEHLKALRDSILKEAEVASGDSDADEIMDRAPGQPARVVLALGANLGDAQRALSGAVHALKDTFGFTVLDIGPLARTGAVGGPDQPDYLNTVIVGETELSPRELLRATQAIENAHGRTREERWGPRTLDIDIITYEGVNVASAELEIPHPRAHERAFVLVPWAQIDPDAVLPGLGGGPVADLADTAPDRAGVRWLALDWVTGEN is encoded by the coding sequence ATGAACGCTGGTGAGACTCGGAGCCGAGCCGCACTGGATGACAACGACACGATCACACTGACCGGTCTTCAAGCGACCGGGTACCACGGCGTGTTGTCCAGTGAACGGGACAATGGCCAAACGTTCATTGTGGATGTCACCCTTGCCCTCGACACTCAGGTAGCTGCACGCACAGATGACCTGACTGAAACTGTGAACTATGCACTGCTCGCGGAGGACATCCATGGTGTGATCACGGGTGAACCGGTCAACCTCATTGAGACCCTGGCGCAAAAGATTGCAGAGACCGTCCTGTCCTACGCTCAGGTCAGTGCGTGCACCGTGACTGTCCATAAACCACAGGCACCTATCAGTGTGGCCTTTGGTGATGTTGCTGTGACGATCTCACGCACCCAAGATGATCTTGTCGCTGGTGGCGTCTACGCCTCCGCGCCGGTGCATGAGGAACCGGCTTCACCTGGTGCCCCCGTTGCAGGGGAGGAACCAGTCGTGGACACGCTCGCTCCGTCGGCAGTGTCCGCCCAGGGGAACCTCCCTAGCTTTGACGAGTTCGTTCTTGGGGTGGAGACCCCTGCCGGTGGCATCCCCTCAACATCCGACTCGGCGCAGGACACCAGTTCCCCTGACTCGCACAATGAGGCTGACGAACCGTTCCTGCCCACACCAGGACATACGGGTTTCGTCCCGGTTGTGTCGGCCGCGGAACCGAGCACAGCTACAACAATGACTCCGATTGTGTCAGCGATGGCAGAGTCCTTGGACGCACAAGACGAGCACGAACCAACTGACTCTGCCGCATTGCACACCGTGGTCCCTACGGTCGCAGATGAGCAAACCCCCCAGTTCCCACACGTTGACTTGCCACAGGATCGCGACGTCATCATCCCGGTTCTGGAACCCGACGAACAAGACATCAACGGTTCGCACCCGCCATCACAAGAGTCACCGAACCCCACAGCTGCACGGGTGTCCTCTGACTTCTTCTCCGGTGTTGCCATGACGGGAACAATCCCCGTGGTTGCTGCTACACCAGCTGAACCTCGTCGTACTCCGACCCTGTCAGAACTCCTTGGCGGTGATGCTGACACGCCACTGGACATGTCCAAGCCACTGTTCGCCATGACGCAACTGCCAGAATCCGACTTGCCACCGTTGCCCAAGCCGTTCTTCGAGTCCGCACCAACACCGGCACCAGAACAAACACCAACACCGGCAGCCTCAGGTGCAGCACAGTCAACACCGCAACCAGAGGAACCACTCAACCATGACGACAGTGAGCCGCAGCTGACAGCGCTCACTGAAACAACCACCGCAACAGACGAACAACCCGTACCAGCTGACAGCCCTGCAGGTGCCAGCAGCGCCCCCCTAGCTGAACCCACGGCAACTCCGCAACTATCAGAACAACCGCAGGACTCGCATCGACAAGCAGACACCACCGCCCAGCCGCCACTAGCTGTTGAGGAACAACACAACGTTGCCCAGGAGCGCCTCCAGTCGCTCACACACTCACCAGCCCTCACCGAGGAAGACGACGCCCCGTATCAACCGGTGTTCGCCTACCAACCGTTACCGGGATTTGACCGGCAACGGTCACAACCATCACCGCAGAGCCCAGCACCCATCAGCGTGTCCAGCGAACCACAGCAGAATGTCGCAGTGACACCGCCGGTGACCGACCCAGTGACACCCACCGGATTAACACCGGACGATGTTGTGCAACGTGCAGTTCCTCCCGTGTCACGGTTCGCACCGGCTCGCCCGGACGAATACAGTGCGCCAGCGCAGAACAACTCTGCTTCACCCGCACACACAGGTGATCACGGTGCGTCTGAACCTCAACAGACAGCCGTCAACGCCCCTGCTGGGACCAGTGAAGTGCGCCCGGACGAGACCCCCCGTGCCTCGTCGCAGGAACACCTCAAGGCGCTGCGTGACTCCATCCTCAAAGAAGCTGAAGTTGCGAGTGGGGACAGCGACGCTGACGAAATCATGGATCGAGCCCCGGGGCAACCGGCTCGTGTCGTCCTTGCGTTGGGAGCTAACCTTGGGGATGCCCAACGGGCGTTGTCCGGCGCAGTGCATGCTTTGAAAGACACATTCGGGTTCACAGTCCTCGATATTGGCCCCCTCGCCCGCACAGGTGCTGTCGGTGGGCCAGACCAACCGGACTACCTCAACACGGTGATCGTTGGGGAAACGGAGCTGTCACCGCGAGAACTATTGCGTGCTACCCAGGCGATCGAGAACGCTCATGGACGCACCCGAGAGGAACGGTGGGGTCCGCGCACTCTTGACATTGACATCATCACCTATGAGGGAGTCAATGTGGCGAGTGCGGAACTGGAAATTCCACACCCTCGAGCGCACGAACGTGCTTTTGTTCTCGTGCCGTGGGCACAAATTGACCCAGATGCGGTGTTACCTGGGCTCGGGGGAGGGCCTGTGGCCGACCTTGCTGACACTGCCCCGGACCGTGCAGGTGTGCGCTGGTTGGCGCTTGATTGGGTCACCGGCGAGAACTGA
- a CDS encoding Rossmann-like and DUF2520 domain-containing protein, protein MNDPGTQPQRPGRLHIGIIGAGRVGAVLGAALRAVGHTIVAVSGASQETQERVRALLPGVPIRDPHDVVNLADVVIVAVPDDALSGVVSGVAALGLWQPRHIVVHTSGAHGVAVLEPAVRAGALPVALHPAMTFTGTSLDLQRLSTMACAVTAPPACEPIGLALAVELGAEPVVVAEEHRGLYHAALAHGANHVVVLIAQAAQLLAQAGVEQPGSVLGPLMHAAVEGALRGAEPGSDPLTALTGPVVRGDSGTVARHLGELVQAAVVSHAQDSVESYRVLARAATSRALMAGRLSQSDAQRLLDVLHRSAPCGDGVAGTPQGDGE, encoded by the coding sequence GTGAACGATCCAGGGACTCAGCCGCAACGTCCAGGCCGGTTGCACATTGGGATCATTGGTGCTGGTCGGGTTGGTGCGGTGCTCGGTGCAGCCTTACGTGCTGTTGGGCACACCATTGTTGCGGTGAGTGGGGCAAGCCAGGAAACACAGGAGCGGGTTCGTGCCCTGTTACCTGGAGTTCCCATCCGGGACCCCCACGATGTGGTCAATCTTGCTGACGTGGTCATCGTTGCTGTTCCTGACGATGCGCTGTCCGGGGTTGTCTCAGGTGTCGCGGCGTTAGGTTTATGGCAGCCGCGGCATATTGTGGTGCATACTTCGGGGGCTCATGGGGTGGCAGTGTTGGAACCGGCGGTCCGTGCGGGGGCGCTACCCGTGGCGTTACACCCAGCAATGACGTTCACGGGAACGTCGCTTGATCTGCAACGGTTGTCAACGATGGCGTGCGCGGTGACTGCCCCTCCTGCGTGTGAACCGATTGGGTTGGCTCTTGCAGTAGAACTTGGGGCTGAACCTGTGGTGGTTGCTGAGGAGCATCGGGGGCTTTATCACGCCGCGCTTGCTCATGGTGCTAACCATGTTGTCGTGTTGATTGCGCAGGCAGCCCAGTTGCTTGCTCAGGCAGGGGTTGAGCAGCCGGGATCGGTGTTAGGACCGTTGATGCACGCTGCCGTTGAGGGAGCGTTACGGGGGGCAGAGCCGGGGAGCGACCCGTTGACGGCCTTGACTGGACCTGTGGTGCGTGGTGATTCCGGTACTGTGGCCCGGCACTTAGGGGAGTTGGTGCAGGCAGCTGTGGTGTCTCATGCTCAAGATTCTGTGGAGAGCTACCGGGTGTTGGCGCGCGCTGCCACGTCGCGTGCTCTGATGGCAGGGCGTTTATCTCAGTCCGATGCACAACGCCTGCTCGATGTTCTTCACCGGTCGGCCCCTTGTGGTGACGGTGTCGCTGGAACCCCGCAAGGAGATGGTGAATGA
- the panC gene encoding pantoate--beta-alanine ligase: MMSGPQIIRTVAEVRQWARRQRPFVADVSVTDVPSGRVSRAVVMTMGALHEGHMALVRAARQRADEVIVTIFVNPLQFGPGEDFDAYPRTEDADVALLAREQVDAVFVPSVADMYPGGDPLVRVTAGELGRIYEGAARPGHFDGMLTVVAKLLVLTAPDVAFFGEKDAQQLLLIKRMVKDLSLDVEIAPVPLVREDSGLALSSRNAYLSPTERSEALALSRALLAASQVAAAGGRAPEILAAGRAVFANYSRVDVDYFALVDPDTMAPLADDYCGVALALVAARVGRTRLIDNMSFVITQKQ; the protein is encoded by the coding sequence ATGATGTCAGGTCCGCAGATTATTCGCACTGTTGCAGAGGTGAGGCAGTGGGCGAGGAGACAGCGACCCTTTGTGGCAGACGTATCGGTCACCGATGTACCCTCGGGGCGCGTGTCGCGCGCAGTTGTCATGACAATGGGCGCGTTGCATGAGGGGCATATGGCTCTCGTCCGGGCTGCCCGTCAACGCGCTGATGAAGTCATTGTGACGATTTTTGTGAACCCGCTGCAGTTTGGTCCGGGTGAGGATTTTGATGCCTACCCTCGGACGGAAGACGCAGATGTGGCGTTACTGGCGCGAGAACAGGTGGACGCAGTGTTTGTGCCATCTGTGGCTGACATGTATCCCGGTGGAGACCCTCTTGTTCGGGTCACAGCGGGAGAACTGGGGCGCATCTATGAGGGTGCTGCGCGCCCAGGTCACTTTGATGGGATGCTCACCGTTGTTGCGAAACTTCTTGTGTTGACTGCACCTGATGTTGCTTTTTTTGGGGAAAAGGATGCCCAGCAGTTGCTTCTTATCAAGCGGATGGTGAAGGACCTCTCACTCGATGTGGAGATAGCACCTGTTCCGCTGGTACGGGAAGACAGCGGGCTTGCGTTGTCCTCACGCAACGCCTATCTCAGTCCAACGGAGCGTTCCGAGGCGCTTGCCCTATCCCGCGCGTTGCTCGCCGCATCTCAGGTTGCTGCAGCTGGTGGTCGCGCACCGGAAATCCTTGCCGCCGGGCGTGCCGTGTTCGCCAACTATTCGCGTGTTGACGTGGACTATTTCGCCCTGGTGGATCCAGACACCATGGCGCCTCTTGCTGATGACTACTGTGGCGTGGCTCTCGCGCTCGTTGCCGCCCGCGTTGGGCGCACTAGACTGATAGATAACATGTCCTTCGTGATCACCCAGAAACAGTGA
- a CDS encoding DUF3180 domain-containing protein, whose protein sequence is MTRTRLSQILAVAVFSLGGSWGMLLLLRRQGVHLPPVHVAQILVIAALAVGVTWAGLTVRAYLRGRRPTLSGTAAARIAVFAKASCLGGALFTGWYGAQVVLALENVAIESQADRAWWAGGAVIASIVLTICGYIAEGHCQLPPDDGEKEQRLPRGSVPEV, encoded by the coding sequence ATGACCCGAACTCGCCTCTCTCAGATCCTCGCTGTTGCTGTGTTCAGCCTTGGCGGCAGTTGGGGGATGCTGTTGCTGCTGCGCCGCCAGGGGGTGCACCTTCCCCCTGTGCACGTGGCGCAAATCCTCGTGATTGCTGCGCTGGCCGTGGGAGTCACGTGGGCTGGGCTGACGGTTCGCGCTTACTTGCGTGGTCGGCGTCCCACACTGTCTGGGACTGCGGCAGCCCGGATCGCAGTGTTTGCGAAGGCGAGTTGTTTAGGTGGCGCCCTGTTTACTGGGTGGTATGGTGCACAGGTTGTCCTTGCACTAGAGAATGTGGCTATTGAGTCTCAGGCTGATCGTGCCTGGTGGGCTGGTGGCGCAGTTATTGCGTCGATTGTTTTGACGATCTGTGGCTATATTGCTGAAGGACACTGCCAGCTTCCCCCGGATGATGGCGAGAAGGAACAACGACTGCCTCGTGGTTCAGTTCCCGAGGTGTGA